The nucleotide window GACAAGGGCGTGCGGGTGATGGTGGGCGACCGCATCGGCCTGCGCGACCGGCTGGTGCGTGATCTGGTGGCGGGGCTGCTCGCGCCGATGATCCTCGTCGTGCCCCTGCTCGGCCTGCTCATCTGGATCAGCGTCGGCCGTGGCCTCAAGCCGCTCCATGTCGTGGCCGGCGACATCGCCGCCCGCGACGGCGAAGACATGCGCCCCGTGGCGCCCGCCGCCGCCCCGGCCGAGATCCGCCCGCTGCTGGAGGCCATCAACGGTCTGTTCGCCAAGGTGGAGGCCGCGCGGCGGCAGGAGCGCGACGTGACCGCCTTCGCCGCGCACGAACTGCGCACACCCCTCGCCGGCCTGAAGACGCAGGCCCAGATCGCGCTCGCCGCGCACGACGCGCCGACGCGGGAGGGTGCGCTCAGGCAGATCCTCGTCTCCGTGGACCGCACCACCCGCCTCGTGCGGCAGCTGCTGGCGCTCGCCAAGCTCGAAGGCACGCCGTCTCCGCCGCTCGAAGCCGTGGGCGAGGCCGAGGCCGGGGCGCTGCTGCGTGAGATCGTGCGCCAGACGGCGAAGCCCGGGTCGGCGCATGTGGAGGTGGACGACGCCCTCGACGCGGTGAAGCTGAAGGGCGACCACGAGGCGCTGCACCTGATGCTGCGGAACCTGCACGAGAACGCCGTCGAGCATATGGCCGGCGGCGGCACCATCGCGTGGCGTCAATGCGCCGGCGGGCTGTGCGTGGAGGACGAGGGGCCGGGCATTCCCGAGGACGAGCTGCCGCTGGTGACGCGTCGTTTCTACCGGGGCCGCAGCCGGAGCGGAGCGGGGAGCGGCCTCGGCCTCACCATCGCCACCATGGCCGCTGCCCGGGCCGGCGCCCGGCTCACGCTGGAGAACCGCCGCGATCGCGATGGCCTGAGGGCGAGCGTCGTGTGGCCGCGCGGCGCCGCCTGATGTAGCGTTTCAGGCCTTGTCGTGAAAGCCGACGCGGCCCGGCAACGCTTGTGCCCGGCCGCATCAGGCTGAAGGCCGCGACCTGTCTGGTGCTCAGCCCGCGATCGGGCGATGGCATCTGTAATGCTGGCGAGGTTTCGGCGCCGTCTCAGCCCGTCGCGGCAACCGGCAGTGGCGGATCCCTTTCGAGGCCGGTCGCGCGGTGCTGCGCGAAGGCCCGGCCAACGCCGATGACGATCGGCTGGTCGCTGTTCATCTGGTTGACGGCCTCGCCGAGCGTCGCAAGGTCCGCGATCCGCAATTGCTGCTCGCGACGCCCAAGGCCCGCACCGACCGCGACCGGCATGGATGCAGGCACGCCGAGGCTGATGAGGCGGTCTGCGATCTGCCCGGCGTTGCGGCCGCCCATGTAGAAAATGGTCGTGGCCGAGGGATCGGCAATCGACCGCCAGTCGAGATCCTCGGGAAGGCCGCCGTTGCGGGAATGGCCGGTCACGAAGCGGACCGATTTCGCGTGGTCGCGATGGGTCAGAGACATGCGCAGGGCCGACGCGAGCGCCACCCCAGCGGAAATGCCGGGGACGATTGCGACGGGAATGCCGGCCGCTTCCAGCATGGCAATCTCTTCGCCGGCGCGGCCGAAGATCATCGGATCTCCGGATTTGAGCCGCACCACATGGCGGCCGGCCTTGGCGAGCGTCAGCATGAGGGCATTGATGTCCTCCTGCCTGCAGCTCGGCCGTCCGCCGCGCTTGCCCACCTGGATGCGCTTCGCCTCGCGGCGGGCCAGCTCAAGCACCTCGTCGGAAACCAGATCATCAAACAGGATCACATCGGCAGACTGAAGCGCGCGAACCGCCTTCAAGGTCAACAGCTCAGCCTCGCCCGGGCCGGCGCCCACCAGCGTGACCCTGCCCGCGCTCGCACGCGATGCGCCCACCGTTCGCGCCTCCTCGAACAGCTCCTGTTCCACCTGCGGCCCCGGGGCGTCGCCGAAAGCACGTTCCGCAAGCCGCTCCCAGAAGCGCCGCCGCTCCGCGCCCGGGTTCAGGGTCGCGGCCACCCGGCCTCGGATGCGGGCCGCCAGCGCGGCCCATTCCGCCAGCGGCGGCATCAAGAGCGTCTCGATGCGCCGGCGGATGGCCTGCCCCAGAATGGGCGCTGCTCCGGTAGTGGAAATACCGATCACCACGGGAGAGCGGTTGACGATCGCGCCGAACTGGAAGCTGCAGAAGGCCGACTGGTCGATCACGTTGCAGGGCACGCCGGCTGCGGCTGCGGCTGCCGCGAACGCCGCTGCCTCCTGTTCGTCCCGCGCGTCGCAGATGGCGACGGCCGCGCCGGCGAGATCGGTCCTGTCCCACGATCTGCCGTGGTGAAGGGCGGCCGGGCCATGCCGCTCGATCAGTTTGGCGAAATCCTCGCACAGGTCTTCGTCGGACGCATGGACAAAGACCTTGGCTCCGGCGGACAGCAGCAGCTCGGCCTTCCAGCACGCGGCTGCCGAGCCGCCGGCGACGACGGCGCGCTTGCCGGCCAGATCGAGGAACACGGGCAGCACGGTGAGCGGGCGGATGCGCGCCGCGTCCTGGTCACTCGGCTGCCTGGAGATGTTTCGCATCGATGATCCCCTTGATCTCGGCCCGACATGACCCGCAGTTGGTACCGGCCTGCGTTGCATCGCCGACGGCCTTCACCGTGCGACACCCGCTGGCAATGGCGGCGGCGATCTCGTTGCTTCCCACCCCGAAGCAGGAGCACACGATCGCCCCCTTGTCCGATTGGCCGGCGCTGGGCCTGGTGGCCAGGACCGCCAGCCGCTGCCGCTGGAGGTCGTGGCTGGTCGCAAGCTGCTCCACCAGCCAGCCACGGGCCACGCCGACCGGCTGCGGCGCGATGAAGAGCGCACCCAGAAGCGCAGCGCCGTCGAACGCCGCGATCCGATAGCGGCCCGCTCCAACGTCGTTGTAGGCCAGGATGTCCACATGTTCCCCGCCGCCGAACAGCCGCAGGGCAAAGGCGTGCCAGTCGTCCTTGGCCTGCCCGAACGCAAGTTCCAGCCGCCAGCCGCCGGTGCATCTGGCGATCGCCCAATAGTCGGCCGGGATGTCCGCCGGCTTGCGGGCCACGACCGCAAAGCCGTAGGCCGCGGCATTGAAACTGGCCAGCGATGCCCGCGCCTGCTTCAGCGCAGGCTGGCCCGAGACCGGGTCGGTGACGGCATCGACCAGCGCATCAATGCGGGCGTTGGAGGCGAACCGGTCGTTCCAGTGCATCGGCACGAACACCGAGCCGCGACGCTGGCGATTGGTGATCAGGGCGCGCGCGATGGCCTGCGCCGGACCCTTGGACAGCCGCACGAGGCTCGCTTCCGCGATGCCGCTCTGGACCGCATCGTCCGGATGAATTTCCACGAACGGCTCTGCCATGTGCTGGGACAGGCGGGGGCTTTTTCCCGTCCGCGTCATGGTGTGCCAGTGATCCCGCACGCGACCGGTGTTCAGGATGAAGCCTTGATCGGTCGGCTCCTGCGCCGGCAGCCTTGCCAGCGGGCCGGTACCGGCCCGGGCCTCGCGCGGGGCCACGAAGCGTCCCTTGCCCTCCGGCGTGAAGAAGCCTCCGGCGGCGAAGAAGCGCTCCGTACCGGTGACCGCCCCGCGGCGTTGGGGCCACTGGAAGGGAGCGAGCGCCTCATAGCCGACGGCGTCGATCCCGGCATGAGCCCCGATGTCGAAATCCCGCTCGCCGTCATTCTCGAAGGCCGACAGGGCGGCGTGTTCGGCAAAGACCTCGGCGGCGGTGGTGTAGGAAAAGCCTTCGGCAAAGCCCATGCGTCGCGCCACATCGGCCATGATGTCCCAATCCGGCCGGGCCGAGCCCGGCAGCGGCAGGAACGGACGCTGCCGCGAGATCCGCCGCTCCGAATTGGTGACCGTGCCATCCTTCTCGCCCCAGGCGGCTGCCGGCAGCAGGACGTGGGCTACGCGCGTGGTGTCGGTGTCGGCGAGGACATCGGAGACCACGACGAAGGGGCAGGCGGCAAGCGCCGCCCTGACACGGTCGGCCTCGGGCATCGAATCCACCGGGTTGGTCCCGGCGATCCAGACGGCCTTGATGTGGCCCTGGCCAATGGCTTCGAACATCTCCACGGCCTTGCGGCCCGGCCGCGTGGCGACGGTGGGCGCCTGCCAGAAGCGTTGAACCCGCGCGCGATGGGTTTCGTTCTCGATATCCATATGGGCGGCGAGCATGTTGGCCATGCCTCCGACCTCGCGACCGCCCATCGCGTTGGGCTGGCCGGTGACGGAAAAGGGCGAGGCGCCCGGCTTGCCGATCCGGCCGGTGGCCAGATGGCAATTGATGATCGCATTGACCTTGTCGGTTCCGGTTTCCGACTGGTTGACGCCCTGGCTGTAGACCGTGACGGTGCGCTCGGTGCGGGTGAAAAGGGAATAAAATTCAATAAGCTGAGAGGGGGCGATGCCGCACTTTCGACTGACCGCCCGGAGGTCTTGCGCGCCGAAGCGCAGCGCCTGTGCCGCCCCTGTCGTGAAATTCGAAATATAGGAATAGTTGAGCGCACCGGTGTTCGCGATCCAGCTCAGAAGGCCGCCGAACAACGCCACGTCGCCGTCGGGCGAGATCGCCAGATGCATGTCGGCGATGTCCGCCGTCATGGTGCGGCGCGGGTCGATCACGACGATCTTGAGCGAGGGGCGCCGCTCTTTCTCCGCGGCGATGCGCTGGTAGAGCACCGGATGGCACCAGGCGAGGTTCGAGCCCACCAGCACGATCAGGTCTGCGAGCTCGAGGTCTTCATAGTTGCCGGGCACGGTGTCGGTGCCGAAGGCGCGGCGGTGGCCGGCCACGGACGAGGCCATGCAAAGCCGCGAATTGGTGTCGATGTTGGCGGAGCCGATGAACCCCTTCATCAGCTTGTTGGCGACGTAATAATCCTCGGTCAGAAGCTGGCCGGAGACGTAGAAGGCCACCGAGTCCGGGCCGTGTTCGGCGATGGTGGATGCAAACCGCGCGGCCACCAGATCGAGGGCCTCGTCCCAGTCTGCCGGCCGGCCGTCGATGTGCGGGCGCAGAAGGCGCCCGTCCAGATCGATGGTCTCGGCCAGCGCCGAGCCTTTCGAGCAGAGCCGGCCGAAATTGGCCGGATGCTCGGGGTCGCCGCTCACCGAAACCGACCCGTCCGGTGTGACCGTGGCGATCACGCCGCAGCCGACGCCGCAATACGGGCAGGTGGTCTTCACGTCGTGAGCAGCACCCGTCGCCATGTCACGCGACCTTCGCTATGGCGGCTTCGAGGCCGATGAAGATCTGGTCGTGCTCGACCTTCACCGGGAAGGTCTTCACCGAGCCCTCGTCGGCGCCCGTCGCCTGGCCCGATTCCAGCGCGATGGTCCAGTTGTGCATGGGGCAGGTCACGGCTGCGCCGTGCACGATGCCCTGGCTCAGCGGGCCGCCCTTGTGGGGGCAGCGGTCCTCGATGGCGAAGATCTGGTCATCGACGGTGCGGAACACGCCGATCCGGCCGTTAGGCGTCGTCACGCAGCGCGCGCCGCGGCTGGGAATGTCGCTGATGGAGCCGATTGCAATCCAGTTCACCACCGTCACTCCGCTGCCTGCGTGATGTCCAGTTCCGCCATGGGCCGGAACTCGTGCTTGTCCTTGCCGGAGACACGCTCCGACCAGGGATCGACCTGCGCGAACTTCTGGGAGAACACGAAGCGGTCGTAATAGGCCCGGCGCTTGTCATGGTCCTCCATGATCTGCTGGCGGATCTCCGCAAGTCCGATCCGCTTGGCCCACTTGTAGATGCGCTCGAGATAGCGGCCCTGCTCGCGATACATCTGGGTGAGCGCCACGATATGCTCGAGCGCCTCATCCTCGCTCTTCACCAGGCCGAGCACCTCGGTTCCCTTGATGTCGAGGCCCGCGGCTCCAGCGAAATGGATCTCGTAGCCGGAATCCACGCAGATGACGCCGATGTCCTTGCAGGTGGCCTCGGCACAATTGCGCGGACAGCCGGACACCGCCATCTTGAGCTTGGCCGGGGTCCACGAGCCCCACATGAACTTCTCGATGCGGATGCCGAGCCCGGTGGAATCCTGGGTCCCGAACCGGCACCAGTCGGTGCCAACGCAGGTCTTCACGGTCCGGAGCCCCTTGGCATAGGCCTGGCCCGAGACGAAGCCCGCCTTGCCGAGATCGGCCCACACCGCCGGAAGGTCTTCCTTCTTGATGCCGAGCATGTCGATGCGCTGGCCGCCGGTGACCTTCACGGCGGGAATGGCGAACTTGTCGACCACATCGGCGATCGCGCGCAGTTCGCTGGACGATGTCACCCCGCCCCACATGCGCGGAACCACGGAATAGGTTCCGTCCTTCTGGATGTTGGCGTGGATGCGTTCATTGACGAACCGGGACTGGTAGTCGTCGGCATATTCATCCGGCCAGTCGCAGACGAGGTAATAGTTGAGCGCGGGCCGGCATTTGGCGCAGCCGCAGGAGGTCTTCCACTCCAGCTCCTGCATCACCTGCGGGATGGTCTTCAGCGACTTGGCCTTGATCAGCCGGCGCACGTCGTCATGGCCGAGGGTGGTGCAGGAACAGATCGGCTGCACGGCGGCGGCCGTGTAGCTGTCGCCGAGCGAGATCTGCATGATCTGCTCGACGAGGCCGGTGCAGGAACCGCACGACGCCGATGCCTTGGTGTGCGCCCGCACGTCGTCGAGGCTGGTCAGCCCCTTGGCCGCGATCGCCGCCGTGATCGTTCCCTTGCAGACGCCGTTGCAACCACAGATCTCTGCCTCATCGGGCAACGCTGCAACGGCCGCCATAGGGTCCAGCGGCGTTCCTCCCTGGAAGCTCGGGCCGAAGATCAACGTGTCGCGCATGTCCGCGATCTTCACGCCGTCCCGGATGAGCCCGAAGAACCAGTTGCTGTCGGAGGTGTCGCCATACATCACCGCGCCCACCAGGCGGTCGTCCTCGATCACCAGCCGCTTGTAGATGCCCCGTGCGGGATCGCGCAGGACGATGTCCTCGCGTCCCGCGCCGTCGGCAAAGCTGCCGGCGCTGAACAGGTCGCAGCCGGTGACCTTGAGCTTGGTGGACAGTTCCTTCACGGCAAAGGCGTCGGCCTCGCCGAGCAGCGATTTGGCGACCACCTTCGCCTGGTCGTAAAGCGGTGCGACCAGGCCGAACAGTGTTCCCTCGAATTCCACGCACTCGCCCACGGCGTAGATGTCGGGGTCCGAGGTCTGCATCTGCGCGTTCACCCGCACGGCGCGGCCAACGTCCAGCCCCGACTGCTTCGCCAGGTCGGCGGCGGGCCGGATGCCCACGGCCATCACCACGAGGTCCGCCGGCAGGAGCGTGCCGTCCTCAAGCTGGACGCCCTCGACGCGCTCGGTGCCCACGATCGCCTTGGTCGAGGCGCGGGTGATGACCGCGATTCCCCGCCTTTCCAGGTCCTTGCTGAGCAGATAGCCGGCGGCCTCGTCGAGCTGGCGCTCCATCAGATGGCCGGCGAGGTGCACCACCGTCACCTCCATGCCGCGCAGCCGGAGACCTGCGGCCGCCTCCAGACCCAGCAGTCCGCCGCCGATGACCACGGCGCGCGCGCCGGGCACGCCGGCCGCTTCCACCATCGCGTTGGTATCGTCGAGATCGCGATAGGAGATCACGCCGGGCAGCTTGTGGCCGTCCACCGGCACGATAAATGGCACTGAGCCGGTGGCGATCAGCAGCTTGTCATAGGCGATCTCACCCTTCGGGCCGACCACGACCTTGCGGGCGCGGTCGACTTCGAGAACCCGTTCGCCGAAGCGGCAGATGACGTTGTGGCGGACATACCAGGCGTCATCATGGATGACGATTTCCTCATAGCTCTTCTCGCCGGACAGGACCGGCGACAGCATGATGCGGTTGTAATTGCCGCGCGGCTCAGCATTGAAGAGGGTGACCTGATAGGCGTCGGGATCGGTTTCGAACAAATGTTCCAGAACCCGGCCGGAAGCCATGCCGGCGCCTATAACGACCAGTTTTTGCATCGCTCGTTCCTTCAGGAATACCAGGCCACGACATAGGCGACTTCGGCGCCCCGATAGACCGGGATCGCGACCACCGATTCGTAGCCGGCGGGCAGGCCGGGAGCGCCGCGCTCCACGAACGGGAGCCCGGACCCGAGCACGCGGCCGATGGGCCCGTGCCAGGGCGCCACATGCCGCTGGTTGTCCTCGTCCCACAGCGGCCCCTCGACGGCGCAGATGCCGTCGGCAAGAACGGCTCCGTGGGTGCTGCCGACCTTGCTGGTGCGGGCATCCCACAGCTCGAAACGCCGCGCGATGGGGGTGCCCCGCGCGGAAAGCAGGGTCAGCACATAGGTCTTGTCGCCCGGCACCGGGATGGGCAGGCCAAGCCCGGTGGTGAGGCCGGCCTTGCCCGCGCTCTCAGCGCGGATGAAGCGATAGCCGGACCCCAGGTCGCGCATCAGCATGGGGGTGTTGGAGGCCCAGACTCCACCGGGAAGCCCCTGGCCGTGTGGGAAATGGGTATGCTGCGACACCCATTCGAAGTGCTTGGCGGCACCGTAATAGCCGTCGTCCAGCACCAGCAGGCTATCCTTGTCGTGCCAGACCTCGATGGCGCCGATGCGCATGTCGTCGTCGGCGCACAGGACCACGATGACCGCCTTCAGGGTGTCGCCGGCGAAGATCGGTACCGCAACGCCGCTGGTCAGCCCGGCCGCCTTCGCCGCGTCGATGCGCTTGAAATAGGAGCCGTCAAAGCCCTTCAGCACCACCGGCCGGCCCTCTTGCCAGGCCTTTCCGGGCAGGCCTTCGCCCTTGGCGAAGCTCTGCTCGCCGGAGACGGTCGCGAAGCCGTCGAGACCGCCATAATTGCCGCTGGCCAGGACCAGGCGTTCGCCCTCCGGCACCCAGACCTCGGTGACTTCGATGAATGCGCGTGTCGGCATGTCGAGTACAGCGTCCATCACGCGGCCTCCTTCTTGTGGCCAGATGCCTTGCTGGGAGCGGCCGGCTGGCTGCGAGCGGGACCATGCTCGTGCTCCGCCAGGAAGTTGAGGACCTGCTCGCGATAAAGATAGTAATCAGGATGTTCCAGAAGCGCCTTGCGGCTGCGCGGACGCGGCAGATCGACTTCAAGAATCTTGCCGATCTTTGCATTCGGACCGTTCGACATCATCACCACCCGGTCGGCGAGCAGGATCGCCTCGTCGACATCATGGGTGACGCAGATGGCCGTGACGTGGGTCCGCTTCCACACTTCCATCAGCACGTCCTGAAGCTCCCAGCGCGTGAGGGAGTCCAGCATGCCGAAGGGTTCGTCGAGCAGCAGCAGCTTCGGTGAAAGCGCGAACGCACGGGCGATACCGACGCGCTGGCGCATGCCGTTCGACAGCTCGGCCGCCAGCCGTTGCATGGAATCGCCCAGCCCGACGCGGTGCAGGTAATATTCAACGATATCCTTGCGTTCGCCAGGTGTCGCGGAGGGGTAGACCCGGTCCACGCCCAGCGCCACGTTCTCGCGCGCCGTCAGCCACGGCATCAGTGACGGGGCCTGGAACACCACGGCCCGCTCAGGCCCCGCGCCGGCGACTTCCCGGCCATCGAGGACGATGCCGCCGGTGGAGACATCGGTGAGGCCGGCGACCATGGACAGAACCGTGGATTTGCCACAGCCCGAATGACCGATGAGGGTGATGAACTCGCCCTTCTTCATCTTCAGGTCGAAGCCGTCGACCACGGTGAGCGGTCCTTTCGGCGTGGCATAGATCTTCCGGACCTCGTGGAACTCCACATAGCGCTTGTCGATGGGCGAGTGCGCGGCTTCCGAATAGGCCTTGGGAAGGTCGCTGGTCTGCGTGATCGGGACCACGTTCTCGGGCAGCGACACGTCACTGTGCAGATCGTTGCTGCGGGCCGCGCCGACCTCCATCAGATAGCCCGTGATGGCGGCGCGCAGCCGGATGAACTCCTCGTTGTGGTTCATCTCGGTGCGGTCGCGGGGACGCGGAATGGTGACCTTGAACGACGGGCCAAGGGAAGCGTTCGGCCCCGGATTGAGCGGGATGATCCGATCCGCCAGCAGTATTGCCTCATCCACATCGTTGGTGACGAGGATGATCGTCTTCTTCTCCTTCTGGGAGATCTCGGAAAACTCGTCCTGCAGCTTGGCGCGGGTGAGCGCGTCGAGCGCGGACAAGGGCTCGTCCAGCAACAGGATATCGGGTTGCGTCGCGAGGGCGCGGGCCACCGACACGCGTTGGCGCATGCCGCCGGACAGCTCCGAGGGCTTGCGGTCCGCCGCATGGGCGAGGCCGACCATCTCGATATATTTGCGGGTGATGGTCCGCCGCTCGTCCGCCGGCTTGTCCTTCAGCACGCTGTCCACGGCCAGGGCGACATTGCCCTGGACCGACAGCCAGGGCATGAGGGAATAGGACTGGAAGACCACGCCGCGGTCGCGGCTGGGGCCGGTCACTTCCTTGCCGCGCACCAGGATGCGTCCGCTGTCGGGCGCGACCAGCCCGGCGATGGACGAGATCAGCGTCGTCTTCCCCGATCCGGAGAAGCCGACGATGGCGATGAACTCGCCTTCCTCCACTTCGAGGTTGATGTTGGTGAGCACCTGCGTGCGCTTGTCGCCTTCGCCGTAGCCCTTGCAGAGGTCGCTGATGTCGAGGATTGCCATGGCGCCCTCCTACCGGTTGGCCGAGAAGGTGAAGGCCGACTGCAGCGCATACATGATGCGGTCCAGCATGAAGCCGATGATGCCGATGGTCAGCACCGCCACCATGATGCGGGCGAGCGAATCGGAGGATCCGTTCTGGAACTCGTCCCAGACGAACTTCCCGAGGCCGGGGTTCTGCGCCAGCATCTCCGCGGCGATCAGCACCATCCAGCCCACGCCCAGCGACAGGCGCAGGCCGGTGAAGATCAGCGGCAGCGAGGACGGCAGCACGAGCTTGCGGATGGTGGTCGTGGTCGACAATTGCAGCACCTTGCCGACATTGACGAGATCCTTGTCGATCGAGGCAACGCCGAGAGCGGTGTTGATCAGTGTCGGCCACAGCGAGCACAGGGTCACCGTGACCGCCGAAATGACGAGGGATTTTGGAACCGCCGCGCTGGGATCAAGATAAAGCGCGGAAACCACCATGGTCACGATCGGAAGCCAGGCCAGCGGAGACACCGGCTTGAAGATCTGCACGAGCGGATTGATCGCCCCCGCGAAGGTCTTCGACAGGCCAGACGCAATGCCGAGCGGAACGGCGATCACGGTGGCAATGAGAAAGCCGAGCCCGACCGTGACGAGAGACGTGAAAATCTGATCCACGTAGGTCGGCTTGCCGGTATAGGCCCGCTGCTTGACCTGGTCCGCCTTGCCGTCGGCGACGAGCTTGGCGTTGCGTTCGTCCTGCCGGCGATAGAATTCGGCCTCCTTCTGCCGCTCCGCCGAATGGTCGGCGAGGAGCGCGCCGGCCTGCTGCCAGACGGCCAGCGGGCCGGGAATCGCGCCGAGCGAGGTGTGGACCCGCGGGGCCAGGAACCCCCAGGCGGCGAGGAACAGGGCGATGCCGATCAGGGGAATGATCAGCACGCGCTTGATTTCCCCAAGCTGCTCGCGCGGATTGTCGCCGGCGGCGATCTTGAGAATGGGCGTCACCCAGGCAAAGCCAAGGGCATCAAGCCATTTGGCCGCCTTGTTGATCCGTGTGAAAAGTACGGCCCCCCTCTGCGCCGATGCCGCGCTGGAGGCAGATGCAGTATTTTGGGCAGCATTCGACATGATGCGTCCTGATCTGGCTGTAGGTCCGGTCGGGGCCAGCGGCGTCGCGCGCCGGCCCCGTGAGGAGCGATCAACGATTGACGATCTCACTTCCTTCCATGACCTGCTTCGACTTCAGGCCGATGGGGAGAGAATCGATGTAGCTGTTCGGCTTGCGGCCGTCGTAGCTGACGCCGTCGATGAAGTCGGACGTCGGCGCCCGGTAGCCATCGGAATCCCAGGGGAAGTCGGCCTGCTTCGCCTTGCCTTCCTCAACCAGGAGTTTCGCCGCCTTCAGGTAGAGGTCCGGGCGATAGACCTTGGTTGCGACATCCGCGTACCAGGCATCGTCCTTCGTTTCGGGGATCTGGCCCCAGCGACGCATCTGAGTGAGGTACCAGACGGCGTCGGAATAGAAGGGATAGGTGGCATTGTAGCGGAAGAAGACGTTGAAGTCCGGGACCTCCCGCTTGTCACCCTTCTCATATTCAAAGGTTCCGGTCATCGAATTGGCAATGACGGCCGCGTCCGCGCCGACATATTCAGACTTCGACAGAATCTTCACCGCTTCCTTGCGGTTGGCATTGTTGTTCGCGTCCAGCCATTCGCCGGCGCGGATCAGAGCCTTGGTGAGGGCAATGGTCGTGTTCGGATACTTTTCAGTAAACGCCTTGGTCAGGCCGAAGACCTTCTCCGGATTGTTCTTCCAGATTTCGTAATCGGTGATGACCGGCACGCCCACGCCCTTGGCCACCGCGGCCTGGTTCCAGGGCTCGCCAACGCTGTAGCCATTGATGGTTCCGGCCTCGAGCGTCGAGGGCATCTGAGGCGGCGGCGTCACCGACAGCAACGCGTCAGCCTTGATCTGGCCGGACAGATCATTTTTCGAATAGAATCCGGGATTGATGTTGCCGGCCGCCAGCCAGTAGCGCAGCTCGTAATTATGGGTCGAAACGGGAAACACCATCCCCATGTTGAATGGCTTTCCGCTCGCCTTGAATTTTTCAATGACCTTCTTCAGGGCATCGGCCTTGATCGGATGGACCGGCTTCCCGTCCTTCATCTCGACATAGGGCTTCATCATCTCCCAGACCTCGTTGGAAACGGTGATGCCGTTGCCGTTCAGGTCCATGGAGAAGGGAGTCACCAGTTCCGCCTTGGTGCCAAAGCCGATCGTCGCCGCGAGCGGTTGGCCAGCGAGCATCTGCGCGCCATCGAGTTCGCCGTCGATGACACGATCAAGCAGAACCTTCCAGTTTGCTTGCGGCTCCAGGGTTACATAGAGCCCCTCATCTTCGAAGAACCCCTTTTCCTTCGCGATGGCGAGGGGGGCCATGTCGGTCAATTTGATGAAGCCAAGCTTCAACTCGTCTTTTTCAAGCTTGAGCGGTGCTGCGCCAGCCAGCGAGATGGCAAAAGGCATTGTCGCAAGGGCCGCCAAAGCGGCAAGCATCACGCGGCGGCTGACAGAAATGCACACGGAATCGATCTTCATCGATATCTCCGACCGCCCGGACTGCAAGGCAGCCCGTGCTGTTG belongs to Xanthobacter autotrophicus Py2 and includes:
- a CDS encoding binding-protein-dependent transport systems inner membrane component (PFAM: binding-protein-dependent transport systems inner membrane component~KEGG: rde:RD1_4170 nitrate ABC transporter, permease component) produces the protein MSNAAQNTASASSAASAQRGAVLFTRINKAAKWLDALGFAWVTPILKIAAGDNPREQLGEIKRVLIIPLIGIALFLAAWGFLAPRVHTSLGAIPGPLAVWQQAGALLADHSAERQKEAEFYRRQDERNAKLVADGKADQVKQRAYTGKPTYVDQIFTSLVTVGLGFLIATVIAVPLGIASGLSKTFAGAINPLVQIFKPVSPLAWLPIVTMVVSALYLDPSAAVPKSLVISAVTVTLCSLWPTLINTALGVASIDKDLVNVGKVLQLSTTTTIRKLVLPSSLPLIFTGLRLSLGVGWMVLIAAEMLAQNPGLGKFVWDEFQNGSSDSLARIMVAVLTIGIIGFMLDRIMYALQSAFTFSANR
- a CDS encoding ABC-type nitrate/sulfonate/bicarbonate transport system (KEGG: mag:amb0537 ABC-type nitrate/sulfonate/bicarbonate transport systems), which gives rise to MKIDSVCISVSRRVMLAALAALATMPFAISLAGAAPLKLEKDELKLGFIKLTDMAPLAIAKEKGFFEDEGLYVTLEPQANWKVLLDRVIDGELDGAQMLAGQPLAATIGFGTKAELVTPFSMDLNGNGITVSNEVWEMMKPYVEMKDGKPVHPIKADALKKVIEKFKASGKPFNMGMVFPVSTHNYELRYWLAAGNINPGFYSKNDLSGQIKADALLSVTPPPQMPSTLEAGTINGYSVGEPWNQAAVAKGVGVPVITDYEIWKNNPEKVFGLTKAFTEKYPNTTIALTKALIRAGEWLDANNNANRKEAVKILSKSEYVGADAAVIANSMTGTFEYEKGDKREVPDFNVFFRYNATYPFYSDAVWYLTQMRRWGQIPETKDDAWYADVATKVYRPDLYLKAAKLLVEEGKAKQADFPWDSDGYRAPTSDFIDGVSYDGRKPNSYIDSLPIGLKSKQVMEGSEIVNR